Genomic window (Deltaproteobacteria bacterium):
TTGGTACGCTTCCGCCGCGTCAACAACCGTTGCCGCATTGAAGTGCCGGAAGTGCCTTTTGATGAATTTGCTGATCGGTTTCTCAGTCATGACGTCTATTTCCTATTTTTATTTCAAAAAAACTTTTTTGACAACAACCTTTTTGATTTTAAAAGATTTTTCGTCCCTTTTATCATTTTTTCTTCAAATTATTTTCTGGGTTACATTTTTTAAGCCAAGGACAAGGATATTCCAAGAAACATTTAATCCTTAAAGCCGATGATAACTATACAGGGAGGTAGTGCTATGCTTACTTTAGATTATTATCGGGCGGTGAGGGCGGGTATTAGGGAATTAGCGAGGTATGAAGCAGCAACTCATGGTGTAACTCCTATAACCAGTGGATTATTAGAACAGGCAGAACATTTAGCCGCTATTGGCGTTATGCCTAAGGCGTTAGGCGATGTGAATGAGTTCGCTTTGGCGTGTGATGCTTTGGAGGGCTTTTATTTGGCAGTAAAAAGGTGGATGCTGGTTCGAGAACTGCCGCGAGAAGAATTATCGGCGTTGAGGAATGCTTACTTAAGTGCAGGATCCCCAGCGAACCCTAATCCTATGTCTGCCATGGTAGAACTTTCATGCAGGCTGGACCATGTGAGACGAATGGCGGCCGGTGCCTTCAATCTTGTCTTTGAAGGGGTTGATACAGTTCATATAGTAAGCGCTGGTTGTTAATATTTTCCGCAACGACGGTTAAGGGGGTGTCGATGGTTTTGTGTAACCATAGCAGAGATGAGCACCTTAAACCCACTTCGATCCTGTTCTAACAATCTTGGGTCGGCGTACGTCGCCGATGAAATCGGTTCCTGTAAAAAATCTGAAAATGAGGAGAAAGGGAGACGGTACCTAAGGCAGGGTGGGGCACTTGCCTTTCTTGGATTTCAGACATGGGCTTTTTATATTGCCCCGAAGTATTGGGCTGGAAAGGCTAAGTGGATTTCCAAGCTGGATCACCGCACGCCGTTCGACCTTTTGATGAATATTGCAATCTGTGGTGGGCTGGAACTGCTATTCAACCAGTCATCTCATGGTGAGCCCGGAGACCGGACCTGGGTTTTTTGGCCGAGTCAGTGGGAGAAGATCCCTGAGACGGTTATGAAGTGGGATCTCCTGCCCGCGGCCACGCTTATCCTGGACGGTTTCTCAGGGGGGGTCCTGCCTAAATTTGGAGCGGAAGGCCGACGGTTTGGACAATATCAACGTATGATGACGCTGGGAGGGAGACTGAAGAGCCGTGAATACATTTGTGGAGACCCGATTGGGCTCCTCAAGCCCGGTTCGAGGCTTGCCCAAGCGGTTGACTGGTTCTCCTCCAAGATGACCAAAATTCCGGGCAAAACCTTGTCGGCAAATCGTCTGGCTCGTTGGCCAGGCTCCTTTGGCGGATCGATGGGCCGTTTTGGTGTTTTCTTGGCGGATATGATCGTCATGAATGTTATCTATTCGCTGGTCTGGATCCCGACGCTTACCCTCTATATCTGGTCACTCGATGCCCCGTTGGAGGATAAATTTGACTACGCCCTGAAAGGATTTATCGCGAATGTTACCTTAGGTTCGCTCAGAAGGACCATTCTCTGGAGAATTTTTCCGGAGAAGGCGATGGGGAGTGGAGCTTACTATTTGTGTAACACTGGTGGATATGTGCTCGTTCAGGGGGCTATTATGATGACCAACGGCTCCGAACGTTCAAATGGCTAGAGCTCATTTCAAAACCGGCGATCTGCGGCGTTGTCCATCCTTGCGACTCCTCGACGTACAGGCAAGTACGCCTGCGTCGCGCTCGGACGGCCTGCCTTGCATCTCATCCGGTTTTGAAATGACTTTTAATATCCCTAAATTAAGAAACAGTTTTCTTGGTGAACCGATAATCAAGGCATGAATCATTGGAGTAAAATTTTATGATATCGATTCTGGCTACTTCTGCCGCCCCGCGGGTTGAAACAGAGAGGCGTGAGGAGAGTCCGATCCTTAAGTATAGTGCGCCTCTTGCCGTTGTACTGGGACAAGTTTTGCTGTTTCGCGGACTCCCTTCCTTCTTCGGGGGGCACTTTAAATCGCTCAAACAGTTTCAATGGTACCGCACCTTTTTGGCTCGTCATCCTGAACTGTCGGTCAGGAGATTGACGAAGGCGCAGATCAAGGCGGGAGAGTCCTTTATCCCCAAAAACGTTTTGGAACGGATCGACCACGACTGGGAAGGGATTTTTGCCAACGTCGCGATTTCAACCGGTATTGAGCTGGCTCACCAGTCCTGGCGTGGAGGAGAAGAGGGGTTTGTCTGGGAGCCGGAGAAGTGGGATCTGCTGCCGGCCAGCTATTTTATCCTCAACAACTTTGCCTTTGGTGCCGGCACCAAATTTTTTAGCAATTCGAGACTTTACAGCTGGGTTGTCAACGGATTTAGGAGGGGCGGACCGATCCAGACAATCAATTATGGAAAGGACCTCAATTTCATCGGCCTTGGACCGACGACGGGTAGTGGTGTTGGAGGATTTCTGAGCAGAAAGGTTTATTGTCATCCAAAGAACGGGCTTTGGCATTTGTGGAAATGCGTCGCGATGAACGGTCTGGTGAGTATCGGCTGGGCCGTCTCGCTGATTCCGGTTGCGTGGACCACCCAGTCTTCGGATGAGAAGTCGTGGGATTACATCCTCTGGACGGCCGGAGTTTATGCGATGACGGGGGGATTCCGCCATGCGATCACGCACCGATTTTCGCCGGCCCCCGGCACATGGGGAAATTATCTCTTAAGCGATGTGACTTATACGGTCCAGCAGTTGGGGGTTATTATCTACAAAGGTGCCTACGCCTAACAGGTATTGACTTCCAGCGCGCAATGTCTTTAGCCTTTTGTTTCAATGGCTGATTTCGTTCACCTCCATCTTCATACCCAATACAGTCTCCTCGATGGTGCGATCACCATTTCGGAACTTTGCAAGAGGGCCAAAGAGTTTGACATGCCGGCGGTTGCGATGACGGATCATGGCAACCTCTTCGGAGCGATCGAGTTTTTCAAGAAGGCGGCCGAAGTGGGAGTCAAACCGATTGTTGGTTGTGAGGTTTACATCGAATCGCACGGAAGCCGGTTTGATAAAAAAGTCAAAAAAGGGTTTGAGCCGTACCACCACTTGACCGTTCTTGCGATGAACCAGGCCGGCTATCATAATCTCTGTCGCCTCGTAACGGGGGCCCACCTGGAGGGGTTTTATTACAAGCCGCGCATTGACAAACAGCTCCTTGAACAGTTTCACGAGGGGTTGATCGTTCTCTCCGGTTGTCTTTCGGGGGAATTGGCGGAAGCGGCCCTTCAGGGTGGAATCACCCAGACAATCCCGATTGCCGATTATTTCAGGAAACTATTGGGCGACCGATTCTATCTTGAAGTTCAGGAAAACGGTCTGGCGAGTCAAATGAAGTTTAACGGGGTTCTCAAGGAGCTTTCTCAAAAGCTTTCGATTCCGCTCGTGGCAACAAACGACTGTCACTACCTTTTGGAGAAGGATGCGGCGGCCCATGAGGCGCTCCTTTGCATTCAGACCGGCAAGACCCTCCAGGATGCTGACCGGATGCGTTTTGAGACGCCGGCCTTTTACATGAGGTCTTCGGAGGAGATGAAGGCCCTCTTTACGGATCTGCCGGAGGCGCTTCAGGCGACGGTTGAGATCGCCTCACGGTGTGAGATTGACCTCAAATTCAAATCGTATCACTTCCCGAAATTTGAGGCGCCGGAAGGAAAGGATCTTTTTGGCTACCTGAAGGAGAGGACCTGGCTTGGGTTTGAGGAACGCTGGAAAAAGATTATGCCGCGTTTTTCCAGCCCGGATGAGGAAAGAAAAAAATATGAGGAGCGGCTTGAGCAGGAACTCCAGATGATTCAGAAGACCGGCTTTGCCGGTTACTTTCTGATTGTGGCCGATTTTATTGAATATGCCAAAAAGAACGGGATTCCGGTCGGTCCGGGACGCGGTTCTGCCGCAGGAAGTCTCGTTGTCTATTCCCTGAATATCACGGATCTCGATCCGATGCCGTATCATCTCCTTTTTGAGCGTTTCATCAATCCCGAACGTGTCAGTATGCCGGATATGGACATCGATTTCTGTATGGACCGACGGGACGAGGTGATCCACTACGTCCAGAAGAAATATGGAAATGTGGCCCAGATTATCACCTTTGGAAAGATGAAGGCCAAGGCGGTGGTCCGGGATGTCGCCCGTGTCATGAACATCCCGTATGCCGAGGCGGACCGGATTGCGAAAATGATTCCGAATGCGCTGAACATCACGCTGGAGGAATCGATCCGGATAGAGCCCCGCCTCCAGGAGCTGATCGACAAGGAAGAGCCAATAAAAAAACTGATCTCGATTGCCCAGTCTCTTGAAGGGTTGAACCGCCATGCATCGACTCATGCTGCCGGGGTGGTGATCTCGGATCGCCCCTTGGTTGATTTTCTTCCGCTCGCACGAGGTCAAAAGGGGGAAGTGATCACCCAGTACGACATGAAGGCGATTGAGGAGGTCGGGCTCATCAAGTTTGATTTTCTAGGGTTGAAAACGCTGACGGTCTTGAATCAGACCCGCAAAATCATCCGACGGACAAGGAATCTTGAGGTTGATCCCTCCAACATTCCCTTGGACGATCCGGCCGTCTACGAGAATCTCTCTCATGGAAACACGACAGCGGTCTTCCAGCTTGAGTCATCCGGGATGCGGGAATTGATCATCAAGTTGAAGCCGTCGGTCTTTCCCGATCTGATTGCCCTCGTGGCCCTCTATCGGCCGGGTCCTCTCGGAAGCGGGATGGTGGATGACTTTATTAACAGAAAGCATGGGAAGGTACAGGTCCATTACGAGATTCCGGAGCTTGAACCGGTCTTGAGTGAGACTTACGGTGTCATTGTCTATCAGGAACAGGTGATGCAGGCCGCCTCACGCCTCGCCAGTTTTTCACTGGGGGATGCCGATCTTCTTCGCCGGGCGATGGGAAAGAAGAAGCCGGCCGAGATGGCCCAGCAGAAAGACAAGTTTGTCAAAGGGGGCGTCACGAACGGATTCACGGCGAAAAAGATGGAGAAGATATTTAATCTCATGGCCAAGTTTGCGGAATACGGCTTTAACAAGAGTCACAGTGCGGCGTATGCCCTGATTTCCTACCAAACGGCCTATTTCAAGACACACTACCTCGTGGAATATATGGCGGCGGTTCTGACCCATGAAATGGGGAATACCGACAAGATCATGCTCTACATCGCCGACTGCCGGGAGCAGGGGATCTCGATCCTGCCGCCTGATATCAACGAGAGCTTTACCTATTTTTCGGTCGTTGGTCCTCGGGAAATCCGTTTCGGTCTCGCGGCGGTCAAGAATGTCGGTACTGCAGCGGTGGAGGCGATGTTGGAGGCGAGGAAAAAGGAGGGGCGCTTTAATTCTTTCGATCATTTTTGTGAGTCAGTCGATCTTCGACGGGTCAACCGGCGCGTTTTTGAGGGTTTAATCAAGGCGGGGGCGTTTGACTCCCTTGCGATTAAGCGGGCCCAGGCGATGGCGCTCCTGGACCAGGCGCTTGAAAGGGGAAGCAGTATTCAAAAAGAGAAGGCAACGGGACAGGGGGCATTATTTGGTGGTGGGGCTGCCCATCCCTCTCTTCCCTCTCCCGACATTCCCGAATGGTCGTCGATGGAGAAATTGCAGGGGGAGAAAGAGACACTCGGATTTTACATCACCGGTCATCCTCTCGATTCTTACCTGGATCAGTTGGAAGTGTCCGGTTGCCGTACAACGGATAAGATCAAGGAAGAGGGCCGTGATGGAGAAGAGGTCCTTTTGGGTGGCATTGTGAACTCTCTTCGAGAGGTGGTGACCAAGAAGAACGATCGAATGGGCTTTGTCGGGCTGGAAGATCTCAGGGGGACCCTCCCGGTGATTGTCTTCTCCGAACTTTACCGGCGATCCCTCCCGTTTTTAAACGGGGAAAAACCGATCGTTGTTCGTGGAACGGTTGATGCGACCGAGGAGGGGATCAAGATCATTGCACGCGAGATTTCTCTGCTTCAGGGGGGGCTCCTGGAACGGCCACGAGAGGTCCATTTTTACTTGTCATCAAGGTCGGTCAACCGTCTTCAGCTCGAACGACTTAAGGAGTTGCTGGCGCGGCACCGTGGAAGGGCCGCTGCATTTATCCACTTGAAGGGAGAGGAAAAGGGTGAGACAATTCTCTCGTTGCCGGAGGATCTGACCGTTAACCCGTCTCCGGAACTCAGAATGGAGGTTGATTCACTTTTTGGAGCACCCGTTACCACCGTTCAGTAAGACCATTGAACGCGCACTTACTTTTGGATTCTACCGGAGTCGCCGGGAAAAAGAGGAACAAACAATTTCTTTGGAGGAAGTGAGGCAACTGGTCTCCACAGCGGGGGCTGAGGTTGTAGGAGAGCTCTTCTTCGAGCTTCGGGAAATTCATCCAGCAACATTGATCGGGCACGGAAAGGCGGAGGAGATTCGTGACCAGGTTCGTTCTCTGGGTGTCGACATTGTTGTGGTGGATGAAGATCTCTCTCCAACCCAGAACAGGAACCTGGAAGATATTTTTGCAACAAAAGTGGTTGATCGCACAGGGATCATTCTGGATATTTTTGCCTCACGGGCCCGTTCACGCGAAGGAAAAATTCAGGTAGAACTGGCGCAGCTCAAATACCTTCTCCCACGCCTCAGCGGTCATGGGCGGGAATTTTCCCGTCTGGGGGGTGGTATTGGGACCCGAGGCCCCGGTGAAACACAGTTAGAGGCGGATCAACGAAAGGTTCGTGACAAGATTTCTGTCCTTACGGATGATTTGTTGGGGATCCGTGCCCACCGGCAACTCCATCGTCGGAAACGGGAGGGGGTTCCTTTACCGACGGTTTCACTGGTCGGTTATACGAACGCCGGCAAATCAACCCTTATGAACTGCCTGACAGGGGCCGGGGTCCCTGTGGAAGACAAGCTGTTCGTGACGCTCGATCCGACGGTCAGACGCCTGAAACTCCCTTCGGGTCGTGAGATCCTGCTGGCGGATACGGTCGGTTTTGTCCGCAAGCTACCTCACGAGCTTATTGAGGCGTTTCAGGCTACATTTGAAGAGGCCCTTTCTTCGGATCTTCTGCTTCATGTGATTGATATGGTCCGCCCCCATGGGGCAGGAAGGATCCAGATCGTTGAGAAGGTTTTCAAGGAGTTGGGGATGGATGAAAAACCGGTTATTCGTGTTTTTAACAAGGTTGATAAGGACTCGGGCTTTTTTCCGGAAGGGGTCGATCGATTTCCTGACGATCTCGTTATTTCCGCCTTAAGAGGAGATGGGCGTGAGGAACTGCTGAAGAAAATCGATCAGAAGCTCGCGGAGTCGTTTCGTCAAATCATGCTCATGATCCCCCATGCGTCCGGCTCAGAACTCTCGCTTCTTTATGCCACCTCGCGTATTCTGGAAAGAGAGGACCGGAGAGAGGGGGTGCTTCTTCAAGCGGAGGTCTCAGAAAAGTACTTCAATAAATTCCAAAAGTTTCGTACAAGCCGGGGGAAATGAGTTTTTTGAATCTCCCCAATCTGATCACCCTGGGCCGGTTGTTTCTCATACCGGTCTTTCTTTATTTTGCGTTGTGGCGGCAATGGAGGGAGGCGTTCTGGATCTTTTTTATAGCGGGGGGGAGTGATCTGGTCGATGGGGCCTTGGCCCGGCTTTTGAAACAGAAAACCCGGTTAGGCGCCTTTCTTGATCCGATGGCCGACAAACTCCTTATGACAGCCGGTTTTATGACACTCACCGTTCATGGTCGGATGGACCTTTGGTTGACACTCCTTGTTTTCTCAAGAGACCTGATGATCAGTAGCGGAGTCATTTTTTTAAAGACGAAAAAGATTTTTATTGAATACCGTCCTACCTTCTTGTCAAAGGGGACAACTTTTTTTCAACTGGTCACTTTGGTGACCGCCTTGCTGTCGGTCAGTTACGGTGTTGAAACCCCCTGGAACGATTATGACCGCCTTGTCACGGCGGTTATGACCGTGCTCTCATGGATTCACTATCTCGTGAAGGGGATCAAGATTCTTCGGAGAGGGCATGCTTAAATTCAAGATTGTTGTAAGCGATTTTCACATCGGCCGCGGACGTTGGCTTCCCAACGGGACCCGCAATTATCTTGAAGATTTTTTTTACGATGACAAATTTATCGAGTTCCTTCGCTACTATCGTGAAGGGATCTACGCTGATGCGGATGTGGAGCTTATTTGCAACGGAGATTTTTTCAACCATCTGCAACTTGATATCTGGGAGAGGGACCCCGATGTCATTTCAGAAAAAGTGGCTTTGCGTCGTACGGAAGAAATTTTAAAAGGTCATCCCGAGGTTTTTGAGGAGATGAGGCGGTTTGCCGAAGCGCCCAAACACAGGATTACCTTTATTCTGGGGAACCACGATCCGGGACTTCTTTTTCCATCGGTCTGCAATCGCTTGCGTGAGGTGCTTGGGATGCATACTGCCTTCCAGATGGATGTGTACCGTTTTGATGGGGTTCATATAGAGCACGGGCACCAATTTTTTGCCGACAACGCCTACAACTCCCACCGGTATTTTCTGACCAAGGATTTGCCTGAACCGATCGTCAATCTCCCCTGGGGGAGTTTTTTTGTCATTCATTTTTTAAACCGCGTTCGGCAGGAACGCCCCTATTTTTCAAAGATCTACCCCTTCAAATACTACCTCCGGTGGGCCCTGATTCATGACACACAATTTGCCATCAAGTCGGTCTTAAGAATTCTCTTCTATTTTATTTGGCTCCGCCTCCGTAAGGACCCGCATCGCCGATCCTCCATTTTGAGAACATTCCAGATTATCAAGGAGGTCGGGATTGCCCCGAATCTGAATGAGGAGGCCAAAAAGATTCTGCTCACCGAGAGGAATACCCGGATTGTTATCTTCAGTCACACCCATCATGCCGGTTCGAGGAAAATTGCCCCTGACAAAACATATTTAAACACCGGCCTCTGGAATGAACAGATCTCGCTCGAGATCTCGAATCCGGGACGTTTGGTCGATTTGACCTATGCCCTTTTGGAATACGATGAAAAAGGCATTCCCCAGGTGTCGCTCAAGAAGTGGAAGGGAGTTTCGCATCCGATCGAGGAGGTTTATGATTGAGATCCGTGATCTTGGGAGGGTTCGATTTCAGGAAACCGAGATTCTTCAGCGTGAGTTGGTAGCCAAGCGAATGAGCGAGGGGATCCCCGATACCCTTCTTCTATTGGAGCATTTTCCTGTTATTACCATGGGGCGGCGTGAGTCGGCGGAAGACCTGCTTGTTCCCAAAGAATCGTTGCAAGAGCAGGGGATTGACTTTGTGGAGACAGACCGGGGAGGGCGTCTCACCTATCATGCCCCGGGGCAATTGGTTGGCTATTTCATATTTAAATTAGGCAAGAAGACGATCCCACAATTTGTGAGTGCCGTTGAGGAGTCTCTCATCCGGTTACTCCACCAGTATACTCTTAAGGGATCAAAGGACTGTCACTATCCGGGGGTCTGGATTGGGCAAAAAAAAATTGCAGCCCTCGGACTTCATTTTGAAAAAGGGGTCTCACGACACGGATTTGCCTTGAACGTCGATTGTGATCTTCGTCCCTATCAGTTGATGTACCCTTGTGGCATTCGTGAAAGAGGGGTGACCTCGATCTTAAACGAGACCGGCATAAAACCAATGATGAGTGAGGTAAAGAAGCAGATCCAGAATGAAGTCAGTCTCGTGCCCACTCGACCCTAATAAAGTGCTCATTATTGGACCAGTGATAGTGGACTTCCCCTTTGTGGGCCCGTTGCAGGCGATTGCCAATCCTTTGCGCCAGCTTTTCCGATGTGGTCTCTATCTTAAGTCCATCGGCTGTTTCATGGATTGACATGATTCTTTCAAGCGGGTTGAAGCCTCGGGCCCGCGTCTCTTCGTTCCGGATCAGATTGATAATGTCTGTACGATGGAGTTTGAGATAGGCCCCTTTGAGTTGAATCACGCCGGAGGGGAAACGGTCTCCAATTTTCTGACAGGCAGGGCAAAGAACCATCGGGCCATTTTCAGGTCCTTTGTGGCGGAGCTTCCCATTTCCCCCGATTGTCAATGTCCAGTGTCTGTTATGATAAACGGCATGACATCCACGGCAGACCGCACGGTCTTCTGGAGGTCTTCTGCTCAGATAGGGATCCAGGTTTTGCCCGCTGCTTCGCTTCCTGATCGAAGAAGGAGTGAATTCCTTCATAGGGAGGCCCCATGGTAGCAGATTCAGTGGGGGTTGTCTTTAAGAAAAGCCTTTGGCTTCCTCTTCCTTGAAGACAAGCAGCTGATCCGACTTCTCGGCTTCATCGGGCAAGGAAGAAACCAATTTCTGGCACTCCTTCTGATTCGTCAGATGTCTTTTAAGGCGATTTTCAATAACCCGTTTGTCGAGATGTATGAAATTGAATTTGTCTTCCGTTTCCTTCATCAGTTATCTCCTTGTTGGTTTTTCAATCTCCATGATAACCTTGCCGTTCTTAAAGATGCGCAGGTCGCCGGTTGACTCTGATATCACAAGGGCGATCGCCTTCGTCAAGGCCGTTATACCGGCGGCGGCGATATGTCGGGAACCGAGGCCCTGGGGCGTCGCATCAACATCACCGACGGCGCCCAGGTAACGGCCTGCCGACAGGACGAGGCCATCCGAGCTGATCACAAAGGCGCCATCGAGAGCAGA
Coding sequences:
- the dnaE gene encoding DNA polymerase III subunit alpha, translating into MADFVHLHLHTQYSLLDGAITISELCKRAKEFDMPAVAMTDHGNLFGAIEFFKKAAEVGVKPIVGCEVYIESHGSRFDKKVKKGFEPYHHLTVLAMNQAGYHNLCRLVTGAHLEGFYYKPRIDKQLLEQFHEGLIVLSGCLSGELAEAALQGGITQTIPIADYFRKLLGDRFYLEVQENGLASQMKFNGVLKELSQKLSIPLVATNDCHYLLEKDAAAHEALLCIQTGKTLQDADRMRFETPAFYMRSSEEMKALFTDLPEALQATVEIASRCEIDLKFKSYHFPKFEAPEGKDLFGYLKERTWLGFEERWKKIMPRFSSPDEERKKYEERLEQELQMIQKTGFAGYFLIVADFIEYAKKNGIPVGPGRGSAAGSLVVYSLNITDLDPMPYHLLFERFINPERVSMPDMDIDFCMDRRDEVIHYVQKKYGNVAQIITFGKMKAKAVVRDVARVMNIPYAEADRIAKMIPNALNITLEESIRIEPRLQELIDKEEPIKKLISIAQSLEGLNRHASTHAAGVVISDRPLVDFLPLARGQKGEVITQYDMKAIEEVGLIKFDFLGLKTLTVLNQTRKIIRRTRNLEVDPSNIPLDDPAVYENLSHGNTTAVFQLESSGMRELIIKLKPSVFPDLIALVALYRPGPLGSGMVDDFINRKHGKVQVHYEIPELEPVLSETYGVIVYQEQVMQAASRLASFSLGDADLLRRAMGKKKPAEMAQQKDKFVKGGVTNGFTAKKMEKIFNLMAKFAEYGFNKSHSAAYALISYQTAYFKTHYLVEYMAAVLTHEMGNTDKIMLYIADCREQGISILPPDINESFTYFSVVGPREIRFGLAAVKNVGTAAVEAMLEARKKEGRFNSFDHFCESVDLRRVNRRVFEGLIKAGAFDSLAIKRAQAMALLDQALERGSSIQKEKATGQGALFGGGAAHPSLPSPDIPEWSSMEKLQGEKETLGFYITGHPLDSYLDQLEVSGCRTTDKIKEEGRDGEEVLLGGIVNSLREVVTKKNDRMGFVGLEDLRGTLPVIVFSELYRRSLPFLNGEKPIVVRGTVDATEEGIKIIAREISLLQGGLLERPREVHFYLSSRSVNRLQLERLKELLARHRGRAAAFIHLKGEEKGETILSLPEDLTVNPSPELRMEVDSLFGAPVTTVQ
- the hflX gene encoding GTPase HflX is translated as MRQLVSTAGAEVVGELFFELREIHPATLIGHGKAEEIRDQVRSLGVDIVVVDEDLSPTQNRNLEDIFATKVVDRTGIILDIFASRARSREGKIQVELAQLKYLLPRLSGHGREFSRLGGGIGTRGPGETQLEADQRKVRDKISVLTDDLLGIRAHRQLHRRKREGVPLPTVSLVGYTNAGKSTLMNCLTGAGVPVEDKLFVTLDPTVRRLKLPSGREILLADTVGFVRKLPHELIEAFQATFEEALSSDLLLHVIDMVRPHGAGRIQIVEKVFKELGMDEKPVIRVFNKVDKDSGFFPEGVDRFPDDLVISALRGDGREELLKKIDQKLAESFRQIMLMIPHASGSELSLLYATSRILEREDRREGVLLQAEVSEKYFNKFQKFRTSRGK
- a CDS encoding CDP-alcohol phosphatidyltransferase family protein, producing the protein MSFLNLPNLITLGRLFLIPVFLYFALWRQWREAFWIFFIAGGSDLVDGALARLLKQKTRLGAFLDPMADKLLMTAGFMTLTVHGRMDLWLTLLVFSRDLMISSGVIFLKTKKIFIEYRPTFLSKGTTFFQLVTLVTALLSVSYGVETPWNDYDRLVTAVMTVLSWIHYLVKGIKILRRGHA
- a CDS encoding metallophosphoesterase → MLKFKIVVSDFHIGRGRWLPNGTRNYLEDFFYDDKFIEFLRYYREGIYADADVELICNGDFFNHLQLDIWERDPDVISEKVALRRTEEILKGHPEVFEEMRRFAEAPKHRITFILGNHDPGLLFPSVCNRLREVLGMHTAFQMDVYRFDGVHIEHGHQFFADNAYNSHRYFLTKDLPEPIVNLPWGSFFVIHFLNRVRQERPYFSKIYPFKYYLRWALIHDTQFAIKSVLRILFYFIWLRLRKDPHRRSSILRTFQIIKEVGIAPNLNEEAKKILLTERNTRIVIFSHTHHAGSRKIAPDKTYLNTGLWNEQISLEISNPGRLVDLTYALLEYDEKGIPQVSLKKWKGVSHPIEEVYD
- the lipB gene encoding lipoyl(octanoyl) transferase LipB — translated: MIEIRDLGRVRFQETEILQRELVAKRMSEGIPDTLLLLEHFPVITMGRRESAEDLLVPKESLQEQGIDFVETDRGGRLTYHAPGQLVGYFIFKLGKKTIPQFVSAVEESLIRLLHQYTLKGSKDCHYPGVWIGQKKIAALGLHFEKGVSRHGFALNVDCDLRPYQLMYPCGIRERGVTSILNETGIKPMMSEVKKQIQNEVSLVPTRP